From Chromohalobacter canadensis, one genomic window encodes:
- a CDS encoding HepT-like ribonuclease domain-containing protein, whose product MSENRPPREWRFYIDDMIGFSEKVLVYTDGLDQEGFIKHDLTYDATLRNLELIGEAATRIPDDIRAAHPEIPWRLIIATRNRLIHAYLGIDADTVWSIIQTHIPELRERLEALKYT is encoded by the coding sequence ATGTCTGAAAATAGACCACCACGAGAGTGGCGCTTTTACATCGATGACATGATCGGCTTCTCAGAAAAAGTGCTTGTTTACACTGATGGACTGGATCAAGAAGGCTTCATTAAGCACGACCTGACATATGATGCCACCCTCCGCAATCTGGAATTGATCGGGGAGGCGGCTACCCGCATTCCAGATGATATACGTGCCGCTCATCCGGAGATTCCATGGCGTCTGATCATCGCCACGCGGAACCGCCTCATACATGCCTATCTCGGAATTGATGCCGATACTGTCTGGAGCATCATTCAGACGCATATCCCGGAGCTTCGCGAACGGCTAGAGGCTTTAAAGTACACCTAG
- a CDS encoding AAA family ATPase, whose protein sequence is MKILALRLANLASIPGPLELDFTAAPLAEAGLFAITGPTGAGKSTLLDALCLALYGSTPRLRQAPGQNAPLPDVGDATLNTADPRTLLRRGTASGHAEVDFLGRDGRRYRARWAVRRAREKADGKLQKIEQSLTDLDSDRLLTTQKREFDRLLPERLGLSFEQFTRAVLLAQSEFAAFLKADDNERSDLLERLTGTAEYSEISVAAYRRANQAKHAVDALNAKLADDLPAEADARAALEKTTETAQAELDTVQRHAKRLETQAQWHATDAKLRDAHAQGQREHHDAETHWQTLAPARADRDWHRLIAPQRHHLARQAELPGEISRFETAHADTCKALAQAETTQQQAKQTHATAERALQDADTARRMAEPQLHRAREQAQQLATREHQLAELDKTHAAHHREAQALTTRHQEAHETQQRQRRQRDDWQATLRQLMGEHARVEDARQAVQGAHDHAARRHLALGELQSRWQTACRADHTQRTLNERLTQDAARLEALITQGQAARQHLDDRERHYRSVLEFVERGRAVRSESVTHLRDALEEGQPCPVCGGLEHPWRHQPPQTPEAAQLAAQQAEEDRQLADAQQQRDHAQQQRDELLGQYRALEASLTQQRQDGADADKRHQEAHQALDEHPLHAELAGIDHDRRDAWLTEQRQTSDAQRAQHEETLQALARAEAELAPLDEALRQSELTLAQLDTQRIRLDKELTELDARLPPLRRERDDIAARLKALLGEHASPDVWQQQLDTRQATARQARDTALAQCHDSERKHQRLAQQSHYEAEQLARLKQELDTLAHELDAWRQAHPELDDATLQRLLDETDDTAKHRERELTQAEQARQQTSATLAERRQAFIAHRHDQALTEHDASADALLSEAVEARIDQRQEALDTKRDALAPQHDAAQTRRDDALHALRDDDRKRQRQREGQAELDAARAEYHRWGRISELIGSADGKVFRRIAQAYNLEQLLEHANAHLTGLSRRYKLIRGGSELGLLVEDRDMGDERRSVHSLSGGETFLVSLALALGLASMASGELVIESLFIDEGFGSLDPQSLALAMDALDGLQALGRRVGVISHVQEMHERIPVQIQVEPLGNGTSRARLVST, encoded by the coding sequence ATGAAGATCCTCGCCCTGCGCCTGGCCAACCTGGCCTCGATCCCCGGCCCCTTGGAACTCGACTTCACCGCCGCGCCGCTCGCGGAGGCTGGCCTGTTCGCCATCACCGGTCCCACCGGCGCCGGCAAGAGCACCTTACTCGACGCCTTGTGTCTGGCGCTCTACGGCAGCACGCCCCGGCTACGCCAAGCGCCCGGCCAGAACGCCCCGCTGCCCGACGTGGGCGACGCCACCCTCAATACCGCCGACCCGCGTACCCTACTGCGCCGAGGTACCGCCAGCGGCCATGCCGAGGTCGATTTCCTGGGCCGCGACGGCCGTCGCTATCGCGCCCGCTGGGCCGTGCGCCGCGCCCGCGAGAAAGCCGATGGCAAACTGCAAAAGATCGAGCAGTCGCTCACCGACCTGGACAGCGACCGCCTGTTGACCACGCAGAAACGCGAGTTCGACCGCCTGCTGCCCGAGCGCCTGGGACTCAGCTTCGAGCAGTTCACCCGCGCCGTGCTGCTGGCCCAGAGTGAGTTCGCCGCCTTCCTCAAGGCCGACGACAACGAGCGTAGCGACCTGCTCGAGCGCCTCACCGGTACCGCCGAGTACTCCGAGATCTCGGTCGCCGCCTATCGCCGCGCCAACCAGGCGAAGCACGCCGTCGATGCGCTGAACGCCAAGCTCGCCGACGACCTGCCCGCCGAGGCCGATGCCCGCGCCGCGCTCGAAAAGACCACCGAGACCGCTCAAGCCGAGCTCGACACCGTGCAACGCCATGCAAAGCGCCTGGAGACACAGGCGCAGTGGCACGCCACGGATGCCAAACTTCGCGATGCTCACGCCCAAGGGCAACGCGAGCACCACGATGCCGAGACGCATTGGCAGACGCTGGCCCCAGCCCGCGCCGATCGTGACTGGCATCGTCTGATCGCACCTCAACGTCATCATCTGGCGCGCCAAGCTGAACTGCCCGGCGAGATCTCTCGCTTCGAAACGGCCCATGCCGACACGTGCAAGGCCCTGGCACAGGCCGAGACCACACAGCAACAGGCCAAACAGACACATGCCACGGCCGAACGGGCCCTTCAGGACGCCGACACGGCACGCCGCATGGCCGAGCCTCAGTTGCACCGCGCCCGCGAGCAGGCACAGCAACTGGCTACCCGCGAGCATCAGTTGGCCGAGCTCGACAAGACGCACGCCGCACATCACCGCGAAGCGCAAGCGCTGACCACGCGTCACCAGGAAGCTCACGAGACACAGCAACGACAGCGCCGCCAGCGCGATGACTGGCAGGCGACCCTGCGCCAGTTGATGGGTGAGCATGCCCGCGTGGAGGACGCCCGTCAGGCCGTTCAGGGCGCGCATGATCACGCCGCCCGACGTCACCTGGCACTCGGTGAGCTACAGAGCCGCTGGCAGACCGCCTGTCGTGCAGATCATACCCAGCGTACGCTCAATGAGCGCCTGACTCAGGACGCAGCGCGGCTCGAGGCGTTAATCACCCAAGGCCAGGCCGCGCGCCAGCACCTCGATGACCGCGAGCGCCACTATCGCAGCGTGCTGGAATTCGTCGAACGCGGCCGCGCAGTGCGCAGCGAGAGTGTCACGCACCTGCGCGACGCCCTCGAGGAAGGCCAGCCCTGCCCGGTGTGCGGGGGGCTCGAGCATCCCTGGCGCCACCAACCGCCACAGACGCCCGAAGCCGCCCAGCTTGCCGCACAGCAAGCGGAAGAAGACCGCCAACTGGCGGACGCCCAGCAACAACGCGACCACGCCCAGCAACAACGTGACGAGCTGCTGGGCCAATACCGCGCGTTGGAGGCCTCGCTCACGCAACAACGCCAGGACGGTGCGGATGCCGATAAGCGCCACCAAGAGGCGCACCAGGCGCTCGACGAACATCCGCTACACGCCGAACTTGCCGGCATCGATCACGACCGGCGCGACGCCTGGCTGACCGAGCAACGCCAGACAAGCGACGCCCAGCGCGCGCAACACGAGGAGACGCTTCAGGCCCTTGCTCGCGCCGAGGCCGAGCTTGCACCGCTCGACGAGGCATTGCGCCAAAGCGAGCTGACACTGGCACAACTCGATACCCAGCGCATCCGCCTCGACAAGGAACTCACAGAACTCGATGCGCGTCTGCCACCGTTACGCCGCGAGCGCGACGACATCGCCGCCCGGCTCAAGGCCCTGCTCGGCGAGCACGCCTCTCCGGATGTCTGGCAGCAGCAGCTCGATACGCGGCAGGCCACCGCACGACAGGCTCGGGATACGGCGCTTGCCCAATGCCATGACAGTGAGAGGAAACATCAGCGACTTGCCCAGCAGTCGCACTACGAGGCCGAGCAGCTTGCCAGGCTCAAGCAGGAACTCGACACCCTAGCCCACGAGCTGGATGCCTGGCGCCAAGCGCATCCTGAGCTGGACGACGCCACCCTGCAGCGACTACTCGACGAAACCGACGATACTGCCAAGCATCGAGAACGGGAGCTGACCCAGGCCGAGCAGGCCCGCCAGCAAACCAGCGCCACCCTTGCCGAGCGCCGACAGGCCTTCATCGCGCATCGCCACGACCAGGCTTTGACCGAGCACGATGCCAGCGCAGACGCTCTATTGAGCGAGGCAGTCGAAGCCCGGATCGATCAGCGCCAGGAGGCGCTCGACACCAAGCGTGACGCTCTGGCGCCCCAACACGATGCCGCCCAGACACGTCGCGACGACGCCCTACACGCCCTGCGCGATGATGATCGCAAGCGTCAGCGCCAACGCGAGGGGCAAGCCGAGCTCGACGCCGCGCGCGCCGAGTACCACCGCTGGGGCCGCATCAGCGAGCTGATCGGCTCCGCCGACGGCAAGGTCTTTCGGCGCATCGCGCAGGCCTACAATCTGGAGCAACTGCTGGAGCACGCCAACGCGCATCTGACAGGGCTGAGCCGCCGTTACAAGCTGATTCGCGGCGGCAGCGAGCTAGGCCTGCTGGTGGAGGACCGCGACATGGGCGATGAGCGTCGCTCGGTGCATTCGCTGTCCGGCGGCGAAACCTTCCTCGTTTCGCTGGCGCTGGCGCTGGGGCTCGCCTCCATGGCCTCCGGCGAACTCGTCATAGAATCGCTGTTCATCGACGAAGGCTTCGGCAGTCTCGACCCGCAATCCCTGGCGCTCGCCATGGACGCCCTCGATGGCCTGCAAGCGCTGGGTCGCCGCGTCGGCGTGATCTCGCATGTACAGGAAATGCACGAACGTATCCCGGTGCAGATACAAGTCGAGCCGCTGGGCAATGGCACGAGTCGTGCGAGGTTGGTGAGTACCTAG
- a CDS encoding exonuclease SbcCD subunit D C-terminal domain-containing protein has protein sequence MKLIHTADWHLGQTFHGQERHAEQRAFLDWLLATLEARRPDALLIAGDIFDVVNPSLRAQEMLYDFIVEAHQRLPQLTIVMIAGNHDSGNRIELPAPLMQRLNTHALGRVSWLDDGWLDAERLLVPLTDADGEVRAWCLALPFLRPAEVTGGTAPSGDETDDASRNTYVTGITRVHQQLIDAARERRAPGQALIAMSHAHLHGAAVSEASERPIVIGGEESIPASLFPDDIAYVALGHLHRAQQVGEERIRYSGSPLPLDFSEVAYPHQVVEVTLDGEALRDVESLPVPRPVAMHRLGPAPLDDVLAELDALEDTPDLPRERWPWLEVRVELEAPMPDLRARVDAALDGRTLRLLRLERRLPRVAAEDAPTRIDLAALGPRKLFERTWQARWGEPPAADVLADFDRLRQDVLDNEETP, from the coding sequence GTGAAACTCATCCACACAGCGGACTGGCATCTCGGCCAGACCTTCCACGGGCAAGAGCGCCACGCCGAGCAACGCGCGTTTCTCGACTGGCTGTTGGCGACCCTCGAAGCGCGTCGCCCAGATGCCCTGCTAATCGCAGGTGATATCTTCGATGTCGTCAATCCATCGTTGCGCGCCCAAGAGATGCTCTACGACTTTATCGTCGAGGCGCATCAACGTTTGCCGCAACTGACCATCGTCATGATCGCCGGCAACCACGACAGCGGCAACCGCATTGAATTGCCCGCGCCACTGATGCAGCGCCTCAACACCCACGCCCTGGGCCGGGTAAGTTGGCTCGACGACGGCTGGCTCGACGCCGAGCGTCTGCTGGTACCGCTGACCGATGCCGACGGCGAGGTTCGCGCCTGGTGCCTGGCGCTGCCCTTCCTGCGGCCCGCCGAGGTCACCGGCGGCACAGCGCCGAGCGGCGACGAAACCGACGACGCCTCGCGCAATACCTATGTCACGGGCATCACGCGCGTTCACCAACAGCTCATCGACGCCGCGCGCGAACGTCGCGCTCCCGGTCAGGCGCTCATCGCCATGAGTCACGCCCATCTGCACGGTGCCGCGGTCTCCGAAGCCAGCGAGCGACCCATCGTCATCGGCGGCGAGGAGTCGATCCCGGCCTCGTTGTTCCCCGATGACATCGCCTATGTCGCCCTGGGCCACCTGCATCGGGCCCAGCAGGTCGGCGAAGAACGCATCCGCTACAGCGGCAGCCCCCTGCCGCTGGATTTCAGCGAGGTGGCCTATCCCCATCAGGTCGTCGAAGTCACACTCGACGGCGAAGCCTTGCGCGATGTCGAGAGCCTGCCCGTGCCACGCCCGGTGGCCATGCATCGTCTTGGCCCGGCGCCACTGGATGACGTACTCGCTGAGCTGGACGCCCTGGAAGATACGCCCGACCTGCCACGCGAGCGCTGGCCCTGGCTGGAGGTACGCGTCGAGCTCGAGGCGCCGATGCCCGACCTGCGTGCCCGAGTGGACGCGGCGCTCGACGGCAGGACACTGCGCCTGCTGCGTCTGGAACGTCGCCTGCCGAGAGTCGCTGCCGAGGACGCGCCCACGCGTATCGACCTGGCGGCGCTCGGCCCGCGCAAGCTGTTCGAGCGCACCTGGCAAGCGCGCTGGGGCGAGCCGCCCGCCGCCGACGTGCTCGCTGACTTCGACCGGCTACGTCAGGACGTCCTCGACAACGAGGAGACACCATGA
- the nfi gene encoding deoxyribonuclease V (cleaves DNA at apurinic or apyrimidinic sites) — translation MTHHEDLHAWTLTPEEAVALQRRLAPRVIRHGKPDAVTCIAGVDIGFEDGGETTRAAVVVLDWPSLTLRQSVVHREPTRMPYIPGLLSFREIPAALAAFARLESCPDLVMVDGQGIAHPRRLGVASHLGLWLDLPTIGVAKKVLCGRHGEVPATRGEWAPLTDRRRAEAPADIETDAEGRVVIGAMLRSRVNVKPVIVSPGHRLDQATALEWAIACLGKTKLPEPTRLADRLASWKG, via the coding sequence ATGACACATCATGAAGACCTGCATGCCTGGACGCTGACCCCCGAAGAGGCCGTGGCACTGCAGCGTCGCCTGGCGCCGCGGGTTATCCGGCACGGAAAGCCGGACGCAGTGACCTGCATCGCGGGCGTGGATATCGGCTTCGAGGATGGCGGCGAGACGACGCGGGCGGCGGTCGTGGTGCTCGACTGGCCGTCGCTGACGTTGCGGCAGTCGGTGGTCCACCGCGAGCCGACACGAATGCCGTATATTCCGGGGCTGTTGTCGTTTCGCGAGATTCCCGCCGCCCTGGCTGCTTTTGCGCGACTTGAGTCGTGCCCTGACCTGGTCATGGTCGATGGCCAGGGCATCGCGCATCCACGGCGTCTCGGCGTGGCTTCGCACCTAGGGCTTTGGCTCGACCTTCCGACTATCGGCGTGGCCAAGAAGGTGCTTTGCGGTCGTCACGGTGAAGTACCCGCGACTCGGGGTGAATGGGCGCCGCTCACCGACCGGCGCCGCGCCGAGGCCCCTGCTGACATCGAGACCGATGCCGAAGGTCGCGTGGTCATCGGCGCGATGCTGCGCTCGCGCGTGAACGTCAAACCGGTGATCGTCTCGCCGGGACATCGGCTGGATCAGGCCACGGCGCTGGAATGGGCGATTGCCTGCCTGGGCAAGACCAAGCTACCCGAGCCGACGCGACTGGCGGATCGGCTGGCGTCGTGGAAAGGTTAG
- the pdxR gene encoding MocR-like pyridoxine biosynthesis transcription factor PdxR → MVPQEEPILPIYGEPVTDPNAHWLWIQEALNLQLAEPDARTLSQRLYDALRSGIQQGQLPHGSALPSSRQLAASLGVGRNTVLSAVDRLVAEGFLVSRPGAGVFVADWQWGTQRCLEAPSPLPVALSQRGERLLDFTTPPSARHAAFAPGVPALDRFPRERWQRLLRRHQQRAPIDWFDYRNEGGVDALREALCDYLRLSRSVRCQPEQILITQGAQQGFELIARLLADVGDSVWMEEPGYGGAQACFASAGLTLQPVPVDDEGLNVASLPPETPSPKLIYMTPSHQYPSGATLSLSRRTALLGLAQQHGAWIIEDDYDSEFRYTSAPIASLQGLMDNAPVIYVGTFSKVLYPGLRLGYLVLPPSLVAAFQNINTRLHREGQYVAQAALADFISEGHFARHVARMRKCYRHRQAMLRQALAPAVSGGLELSSGHAGMHLVAYLQSHELERELVHRGKQAGLRLSPLSGFYLQTPSQPGLVLGYAGATEAEIERAGRWLSESWLALTT, encoded by the coding sequence ATGGTTCCTCAAGAAGAACCAATCCTGCCGATATATGGGGAACCAGTGACCGACCCGAACGCCCACTGGCTCTGGATTCAGGAAGCGCTGAACCTCCAACTGGCCGAGCCGGACGCACGCACCCTCAGCCAGCGCCTCTACGACGCCCTGCGTAGCGGCATCCAGCAGGGTCAACTACCCCATGGGAGCGCCCTGCCTTCGTCCCGGCAACTGGCCGCCAGCCTGGGCGTGGGACGCAACACCGTGCTGAGCGCGGTCGACCGCCTCGTCGCCGAGGGATTTCTGGTATCGCGTCCGGGCGCCGGGGTTTTCGTTGCCGATTGGCAGTGGGGAACACAGAGATGCCTCGAGGCTCCATCACCGCTACCCGTGGCGCTCTCACAACGCGGCGAACGCCTTCTCGATTTCACGACGCCCCCGAGCGCGCGTCATGCTGCTTTCGCACCGGGCGTACCGGCGCTGGATCGCTTCCCCCGCGAACGCTGGCAACGCTTGCTCCGTCGTCATCAGCAGCGAGCCCCCATCGACTGGTTCGATTACCGGAATGAAGGCGGCGTGGACGCACTGCGCGAAGCACTGTGCGACTACCTGCGGTTATCGCGCTCGGTGCGCTGTCAGCCGGAACAGATTCTGATTACCCAGGGCGCTCAGCAGGGCTTCGAGCTGATCGCACGACTGCTCGCCGATGTCGGGGACAGCGTCTGGATGGAGGAGCCCGGCTATGGCGGTGCACAGGCCTGCTTCGCCTCGGCGGGGCTGACCCTGCAGCCGGTCCCGGTCGACGACGAAGGGCTGAACGTCGCGTCGCTTCCCCCCGAGACGCCATCCCCCAAGCTGATCTACATGACGCCATCGCACCAGTATCCCAGTGGCGCGACCTTATCGTTGTCACGCCGCACGGCGCTGCTGGGGCTCGCCCAGCAGCATGGCGCCTGGATCATCGAGGACGACTACGACAGCGAGTTCCGCTATACCAGCGCGCCGATTGCCTCACTTCAAGGGCTGATGGATAACGCCCCAGTGATCTATGTCGGCACCTTCAGCAAGGTCCTCTATCCGGGGCTGCGGCTAGGCTACCTGGTATTGCCGCCATCGCTGGTGGCGGCCTTCCAGAACATCAACACCCGCCTGCACCGAGAAGGGCAATATGTCGCCCAGGCAGCGCTGGCCGACTTCATCAGCGAAGGCCATTTCGCACGCCACGTAGCGCGCATGCGCAAGTGCTACCGGCACCGCCAGGCCATGCTTCGTCAGGCGCTGGCGCCGGCGGTTTCCGGCGGGCTCGAACTCTCGTCTGGCCACGCGGGAATGCACCTGGTCGCGTATCTACAAAGCCATGAACTGGAACGCGAGCTGGTCCACCGGGGCAAACAGGCAGGCCTGCGGCTATCCCCGCTTTCCGGCTTTTATCTGCAAACGCCCAGCCAGCCGGGGCTGGTCCTCGGCTATGCCGGCGCGACAGAGGCCGAGATAGAGCGTGCCGGACGTTGGCTCAGCGAGAGTTGGTTGGCGTTGACGACCTAA
- a CDS encoding GNAT family N-acetyltransferase, with the protein MTHIYNDYGQPVGPDIDCWQPPSKLDPECLEGRFCRLEPLEAARHSEALWLAWREPDPEIDNDAEGHARWTYLGGRPFDDETGCRAWLAGMNADQDLLCYAVIDFTDGQAVGMATYLNIVPEEGRIEIGHLSFSPRMARTSMSSEALMLMMAHAFDKGYRRLEWKCDALNVPSRRAAERLGFRFEGVFRQHRVVAGRNRDTAWFSVLDVEWPAIHECHRRWLAPENFDAAGRQNRSLASMTAALRHDFSQS; encoded by the coding sequence ATGACCCACATCTATAACGATTACGGCCAGCCGGTCGGTCCCGATATCGACTGCTGGCAACCGCCGTCAAAACTCGATCCCGAATGCTTGGAAGGACGTTTCTGCCGGCTGGAGCCGCTGGAGGCCGCCCGCCATTCCGAGGCCCTGTGGCTGGCGTGGCGGGAACCGGATCCGGAGATCGACAACGACGCCGAAGGACACGCCCGCTGGACCTATCTGGGTGGCCGCCCCTTCGACGACGAGACCGGCTGCCGAGCTTGGCTGGCGGGTATGAATGCGGACCAGGATCTGCTGTGTTACGCCGTGATCGATTTCACTGATGGGCAGGCGGTGGGCATGGCGACGTATCTCAATATCGTGCCGGAGGAAGGGCGAATCGAGATCGGCCATCTCAGTTTCTCGCCCCGCATGGCACGCACGTCGATGTCCAGCGAGGCATTGATGTTGATGATGGCTCACGCCTTCGACAAGGGGTATCGGCGTCTCGAATGGAAGTGCGATGCCCTGAACGTTCCGTCGCGTCGCGCCGCCGAGCGGCTCGGTTTCCGCTTCGAGGGCGTCTTCCGCCAGCACCGAGTCGTGGCCGGGCGTAACCGGGACACGGCCTGGTTCTCAGTTCTGGACGTCGAGTGGCCGGCGATTCACGAGTGCCACCGCCGTTGGCTAGCACCCGAGAACTTCGATGCCGCGGGCCGCCAGAATCGTTCGCTCGCGTCGATGACGGCCGCCTTGCGGCACGATTTTTCCCAATCCTGA
- a CDS encoding FMN-binding negative transcriptional regulator: MYQPPQFRLDSRAECHRVIEVAPFATLVTHDASGELSADHLPLLLAPAGDASSSDTLIGHIARANPLVRELESPLDGIEALAIFHGPQAYITPSWYPAKQEHGKVVPTWNYQVVHVHGRLRLIDDPHWLREMVTTLTERFESERERPWQVEDAPDDYIAAMCRAIVGIEITAERLEGKRKASQHKPLDERRAIHQGLQDEYGYGEHYAACLSGIMLDET, from the coding sequence ATGTATCAGCCGCCCCAGTTTCGCCTCGACAGTCGTGCCGAATGCCATCGGGTCATTGAGGTCGCACCCTTCGCCACGCTGGTGACCCATGATGCATCCGGCGAGCTAAGCGCCGATCACTTGCCACTGTTGCTGGCACCGGCGGGGGACGCGAGCTCGTCGGATACCCTGATTGGCCATATCGCGCGTGCCAACCCACTCGTCAGGGAGCTCGAAAGTCCCTTGGACGGCATCGAGGCACTGGCGATCTTTCATGGGCCTCAGGCCTATATCACTCCGAGCTGGTACCCGGCCAAGCAAGAGCACGGCAAGGTGGTGCCGACCTGGAACTATCAGGTAGTGCACGTGCATGGCCGGCTGCGCCTGATCGACGATCCACATTGGCTGCGCGAGATGGTGACCACTCTCACCGAGCGCTTCGAAAGCGAGCGGGAGAGGCCCTGGCAGGTCGAGGATGCCCCCGACGATTACATCGCCGCGATGTGCCGCGCCATCGTCGGGATCGAGATCACCGCCGAACGCCTCGAGGGCAAGCGCAAGGCGAGCCAGCACAAGCCGCTAGACGAACGCCGCGCCATTCATCAGGGGTTGCAAGATGAATATGGCTACGGGGAGCATTATGCCGCTTGCCTCAGCGGCATAATGCTCGACGAGACCTAG
- a CDS encoding alpha/beta fold hydrolase: MTTSPPTLVRPYWLSAMGLALSAGLFATPLAAETQEQAQEGTPTYGAELEGFDYPYPVERFQFASQRQDLQMAYLDVPAEDPNGRTVVLMHGKNFCAATWEDSIQRLTDAGYRVIAPDQIGFCKSSKPEAYQFSFHQLAANTHALLDNLELDEVTVMGHSMGGMLASRYALMYPKETEQLVLVNPIGLEDWKAKGVPYQTIDETYQAEQQKNAKGIREYQRSTYYVGEWEPRYDRWVEMLAGMYAGEDGDLVAWNQTLTSDMVFTQPVIHEFGELQVPTLLLIGEQDNTAIGKGRASDAVQQKLGDYEVLGEQAAERIPNAKLVEFPDLGHSPHIQEPERFHKALFKGLGALDNRQAQQE, from the coding sequence ATGACCACATCGCCCCCTACCCTCGTTCGACCTTACTGGCTGTCGGCTATGGGGCTGGCGCTGAGCGCTGGCTTGTTTGCGACACCTCTCGCTGCCGAAACCCAAGAGCAAGCCCAAGAGGGCACGCCAACATACGGTGCCGAGTTGGAAGGCTTCGATTACCCCTACCCGGTCGAGCGATTCCAGTTCGCCTCGCAACGTCAGGACCTGCAAATGGCTTATCTTGACGTACCCGCCGAGGATCCCAATGGCCGCACGGTCGTCCTCATGCACGGGAAGAACTTCTGCGCGGCAACCTGGGAAGATTCCATCCAACGCTTGACCGATGCCGGCTACCGAGTGATTGCCCCGGATCAAATCGGCTTCTGCAAGTCGAGCAAGCCCGAAGCCTATCAGTTCAGCTTTCACCAGCTCGCCGCCAACACCCACGCCTTGCTCGACAATCTAGAGCTCGACGAGGTCACCGTCATGGGGCACTCCATGGGCGGAATGCTAGCGAGCCGCTACGCCTTGATGTACCCCAAGGAGACCGAGCAACTGGTACTGGTCAATCCCATCGGGCTGGAAGACTGGAAGGCCAAGGGCGTGCCCTATCAGACGATCGACGAGACCTACCAGGCTGAACAGCAGAAAAACGCCAAAGGTATTCGCGAGTATCAACGGTCCACGTACTACGTGGGCGAGTGGGAGCCTCGCTACGACCGTTGGGTCGAGATGCTAGCCGGTATGTACGCTGGCGAAGACGGCGACCTTGTGGCATGGAACCAGACGTTGACGTCCGACATGGTCTTTACCCAGCCCGTGATTCACGAGTTCGGCGAGCTGCAGGTACCCACACTGTTACTGATCGGCGAGCAAGATAATACGGCCATCGGCAAGGGACGTGCGTCTGACGCGGTCCAGCAGAAACTGGGCGACTACGAAGTGCTAGGCGAGCAGGCCGCCGAGCGCATCCCGAATGCCAAACTGGTCGAATTTCCCGACCTCGGTCACTCGCCGCATATTCAAGAACCGGAACGCTTCCATAAAGCGTTATTCAAAGGGCTGGGGGCGCTTGACAATAGACAAGCTCAGCAAGAGTAA
- a CDS encoding aldo/keto reductase, protein MVKSLSPDTPSVTLSATAREPTVALPAIGQGSWHMGENRAPRRDEVHALQHGLDLGMTLIDTAEMYADGGAEEIVGEALRGRRDEAFLVSKVYPWNAGRQDAIAACERSLQRLGTDYLDLYLLHWPGSVPLEETLEAFEYLQAQGKIRRYGVSNFDVDDMQSLHAVPGGDACSVNQVLYHLGSRGIEHSLLPWQRDHGLPTMAYCPLAQGGRELKHPEVRAIADAFGVSPAQVLLAWATRPTSDGQRDVIAIPKAVQPAHVEANAAAMRLTLDDASLARLEAAFPAPARKPPLDIV, encoded by the coding sequence ATGGTCAAGTCCCTTTCCCCCGACACGCCTAGCGTCACCCTCTCTGCCACCGCGCGCGAGCCCACCGTCGCGCTGCCCGCCATCGGCCAGGGCAGCTGGCACATGGGCGAGAACCGTGCGCCACGCCGCGACGAGGTGCATGCACTTCAGCACGGCCTCGACCTGGGGATGACACTGATCGACACCGCCGAGATGTACGCCGACGGTGGTGCCGAGGAAATCGTCGGCGAGGCCCTGCGCGGTCGTCGCGACGAGGCCTTCTTGGTCTCCAAGGTCTACCCGTGGAACGCCGGCCGCCAGGACGCCATCGCCGCCTGCGAGCGCAGCCTGCAACGCCTGGGCACCGACTATCTGGATCTGTATCTGCTGCATTGGCCTGGCAGCGTGCCTTTGGAAGAAACGCTGGAAGCCTTCGAGTACCTGCAAGCCCAGGGCAAGATTCGCCGCTACGGCGTCTCCAACTTCGACGTCGACGACATGCAATCCCTGCATGCCGTCCCCGGCGGCGATGCCTGCAGCGTGAACCAAGTGCTCTACCACCTCGGCTCGCGCGGCATCGAACACAGCCTGCTGCCCTGGCAGAGAGATCACGGCCTGCCGACCATGGCCTACTGCCCCTTGGCCCAGGGCGGTCGAGAGCTCAAACATCCCGAGGTCCGCGCCATCGCCGACGCGTTCGGAGTCAGCCCTGCCCAGGTGCTCCTGGCATGGGCGACCCGCCCCACTTCCGACGGCCAGCGCGATGTCATCGCCATCCCCAAGGCCGTGCAGCCCGCGCACGTCGAAGCCAACGCCGCCGCCATGCGACTCACGCTGGACGACGCCAGTCTCGCCCGACTGGAAGCCGCCTTCCCCGCGCCGGCGCGCAAACCGCCGCTAGATATCGTATGA